The following DNA comes from Amycolatopsis solani.
GTCAGCGCGATCTCCTGGGCGCCGGGGGAGTGCCACTCGTGGATCGGGCTGCACGCGCCCTGGGCCTGCTGCACCGCCAGCCGGTCGGTGATCGCCGTCGGCATCACCAGCGAACCGAAGTTCTCACGCAGCTCGGCGATCCGGTACTGGTGCTCGTAGGAGCGCACGCGCAGCTTGTTGACCAGCACGCCGATCGGGCGCAGCCGGGGGTTGAGCTCCTTGCTGATCTTGTCGATCGCCTCCAGTGCCCGGTGCGCGCCGGCGACGGCATACATCGTCGGCTCGGTCACGATGAGCGCGCTGTCCGCGGCGACCAGCGCCGACTTCGTCAGCCGGCCCAGCGACGGCGGGCAGTCCAGGACGACCAGCTCGTAGGGCAGCTCGCCCAGCGGCTCGCGGTGCAGCTCGTCCAGCGCGCGGGAGAAGTTCGCCAGCCGCTCGCTGTCGGCATCGGGGTCGTTGAGCAGCTCCAGGTCTTCGGAGCCGACCAGGACGTCGACGTCCTCGCTCCAGACGCTGGGCGCGATCGCGCGTTCGAGCATCTCCCGGGTCGGGGATTCGAGCACGTCCGCGAGGGTGGCGTCGGTGAACGGCGGGTCGAGCGAGGTGGTGGCGTTGCCCTGCGGGTCGAGGTCCACCACCAGCGTTCGCGTGCCCCTACGCAAGGCGGCGGAGGCGATACCGAGAGCGACCGTCGTCTTGCCGACGCCTCCCTTGAGGCTGAGTACGGCGACCGTGTGCACGACGACCAGCCTACGGGTGCGGGCGAGGCGCGCCGTCGGGCAAGGGGCGTTCACTCGAAGGGAGGAGCCGGGGAGGCGGGCGGGGGCGGGCACTACCCTGTGCGGCATGAAGACCGAGACCGTGGCCGCCCGGGGTTCGGGCGCCGTCCGCCGGGTGCTCGAGGCCGAGCTGAAGGCCGCCCGCGCCCGGGGCGCCGAGCACCCCCGCGTGGTCGACGTGGGCGGCGGCAGCGGCGGCTGGGCGGTGCCGTTCGCGGCGGCGGGCTGCCGGGTGACGGTCGTCGAGCCGAGCCCGAACGCGCTGGCCACGCTGCAGCGCCGCGCCGAGGAAGAGGGCGTCTCCGAGCTGATCACGGTGATCGCGGACGACTCCGACGCGCT
Coding sequences within:
- a CDS encoding ParA family protein, which encodes MHTVAVLSLKGGVGKTTVALGIASAALRRGTRTLVVDLDPQGNATTSLDPPFTDATLADVLESPTREMLERAIAPSVWSEDVDVLVGSEDLELLNDPDADSERLANFSRALDELHREPLGELPYELVVLDCPPSLGRLTKSALVAADSALIVTEPTMYAVAGAHRALEAIDKISKELNPRLRPIGVLVNKLRVRSYEHQYRIAELRENFGSLVMPTAITDRLAVQQAQGACSPIHEWHSPGAQEIALTFNMVLAKILRSNRAGRHRVAGEEPDGPDWPEGPAPETPEAPAEVSESAG